Proteins from a single region of Polyangium spumosum:
- the panB gene encoding 3-methyl-2-oxobutanoate hydroxymethyltransferase → MYGPKGQSSGGGRPAAAPKKITVPDIRARKANGPPIAMVTAYDFTMARLFDEGGADMLLVGDSLGMVVQGHPTTLPVTVEEICYHGRAVARGARRAHVVGDMPFMSFQVSAVQALENAGRLMKDGAFESVKIEGGEEVAEHVRRIVAAGIPVMGHVGLTPQSVHAMGGFKVQGKGEDAAARLLRDAQALDEAGAYAIVLEAIPPDLAEEITAAVSVPTIGIGAGAGCDGQVLVCYDMLGMYPELRPKFAKRFSEVGEQIMAATRAYVDEVQARTFPGAEHSFKPNGPRRAPPSAEPAVALEEIPPHWQTH, encoded by the coding sequence ATGTACGGTCCCAAAGGTCAGAGCAGCGGCGGCGGGCGTCCGGCTGCGGCTCCCAAGAAGATCACCGTGCCGGACATTCGCGCGCGCAAGGCGAACGGACCGCCGATCGCGATGGTGACGGCCTACGACTTCACGATGGCGCGGCTCTTCGACGAGGGCGGCGCGGACATGCTGCTCGTCGGCGACTCGCTCGGCATGGTCGTGCAGGGGCACCCGACGACGTTGCCCGTGACGGTCGAGGAGATCTGCTACCACGGCCGCGCGGTCGCGCGTGGAGCGCGGCGCGCGCACGTGGTGGGGGACATGCCGTTCATGAGCTTCCAGGTCTCGGCCGTGCAAGCGCTGGAGAACGCGGGCCGCCTGATGAAGGACGGCGCGTTCGAAAGCGTGAAGATCGAGGGCGGCGAGGAGGTGGCCGAGCACGTGCGCCGCATCGTCGCGGCGGGCATCCCCGTGATGGGGCACGTGGGTTTGACGCCGCAGTCGGTGCACGCGATGGGCGGCTTCAAGGTGCAGGGCAAGGGCGAGGACGCCGCGGCGCGCCTCCTTCGGGACGCGCAGGCGCTCGACGAGGCGGGGGCGTATGCGATCGTGCTCGAGGCGATCCCGCCGGACCTCGCCGAGGAGATCACGGCGGCCGTGTCTGTCCCGACGATCGGCATCGGCGCGGGCGCGGGTTGTGATGGGCAGGTGCTCGTCTGTTACGACATGCTCGGCATGTACCCGGAGCTGCGCCCGAAGTTCGCGAAGCGCTTCTCCGAGGTGGGCGAGCAGATCATGGCGGCGACACGTGCGTACGTGGACGAGGTGCAGGCGCGCACGTTCCCTGGCGCCGAGCACAGCTTCAAGCCGAACGGCCCGCGCCGCGCGCCGCCGTCGGCCGAGCCCGCCGTGGCGCTGGAGGAGATTCCTCCGCACTGGCAGACGCATTAG
- a CDS encoding DUF2330 domain-containing protein yields the protein MKLLRAFVLSLPLLAAPALYAGDADACGGCTVVQSENTQVTGHRMILSISNDRTTLYDQITYAGNPSSFAWILPIKGEVDVGLSSDAVFNALEQATQISVVSPSINCLPPGCAGAPNAGGDFDNAGSGGAGGGGVEVIAEEVVGPYATVQLSSQDPNALANWLLSNGYYVPPDIKPVIDAYVNEGFNFLALKLVPGEGVNSMRPVRISSLGAQPTLPLRMVAAGTGAITPITLWILGEGRYEPTNFPSFQIKAQDLVWNWDTQSSNYTDLKKKSFDASGGKAWLIEAGQPFSRYWIEDNLKWTAQNDPENSGYGGDPMGPSALDECVEDLDTLFGSIPENTLWLTRIHAELSRPALATDLTLGASADQSHVERWLQVENAIGTPPACPPPPDWCFDQDMPDVNPWDNGVGVGADDPNAGTKSNASCAIRGEASMPATLGLLGGALVLSVARRRRRR from the coding sequence ATGAAGCTCCTTCGCGCCTTCGTTTTGTCCTTGCCGCTCCTCGCCGCGCCCGCGCTCTACGCGGGTGACGCCGACGCCTGCGGCGGCTGTACCGTCGTGCAGTCGGAGAACACGCAGGTCACCGGTCATCGGATGATCCTTTCGATCTCCAACGATCGGACGACGCTCTACGATCAGATCACCTACGCGGGCAACCCCTCCTCCTTCGCGTGGATCCTGCCCATCAAGGGCGAGGTCGACGTCGGGCTCTCGTCCGACGCGGTCTTCAACGCGCTCGAGCAGGCCACGCAGATCTCGGTCGTCTCGCCCTCGATCAACTGCCTGCCGCCTGGCTGCGCGGGCGCGCCGAACGCGGGCGGCGACTTCGACAACGCGGGATCGGGCGGCGCGGGCGGCGGCGGCGTCGAGGTGATCGCCGAGGAGGTCGTGGGTCCGTACGCCACGGTGCAGCTCTCGTCGCAGGACCCGAACGCGCTCGCGAACTGGCTGCTCTCGAACGGCTACTACGTCCCGCCGGACATCAAGCCCGTCATCGACGCCTACGTGAACGAGGGCTTCAACTTCCTCGCCCTCAAGCTCGTGCCTGGCGAGGGCGTCAACTCGATGCGGCCCGTGCGTATCTCCTCGCTCGGCGCGCAGCCGACCTTGCCTCTGCGTATGGTCGCCGCGGGCACGGGCGCGATCACGCCGATCACCTTGTGGATCCTCGGCGAGGGCCGGTACGAGCCGACGAACTTCCCGAGCTTCCAGATCAAGGCCCAGGATCTCGTGTGGAACTGGGACACGCAGTCGAGCAACTACACGGACCTCAAGAAAAAGAGCTTCGACGCGTCGGGCGGCAAGGCGTGGCTCATCGAGGCGGGCCAGCCGTTCTCGAGGTACTGGATCGAGGACAACCTGAAGTGGACGGCCCAGAACGACCCGGAGAACAGCGGCTACGGCGGCGATCCCATGGGGCCGAGCGCGCTCGACGAGTGTGTCGAGGACCTCGACACGCTCTTCGGCTCGATCCCCGAGAACACCCTCTGGTTGACGCGCATCCACGCCGAACTCTCGCGCCCCGCGCTCGCGACCGATCTCACGCTGGGCGCGTCGGCCGACCAGTCGCACGTCGAGCGATGGCTGCAGGTCGAGAACGCCATCGGCACGCCGCCCGCATGCCCGCCCCCGCCGGACTGGTGCTTCGATCAGGACATGCCCGACGTGAACCCGTGGGACAACGGCGTCGGCGTCGGGGCGGACGACCCGAACGCCGGCACGAAGAGCAACGCGAGCTGCGCCATCCGCGGCGAGGCGAGCATGCCTGCGACGCTCGGGCTCCTCGGCGGCGCGCTGGTCCTCTCGGTCGCGCGTCGTCGTCGGCGTCGTTGA
- a CDS encoding DUF4388 domain-containing protein, with protein sequence MSVHGTNQRVADRLLSEGRIGAEEHRRAVEHASRQRGRIEDALVELDIVPEGDLLKYVATLHNTRFVSTEKLSKAAIEPRVLGRVLPKTAKMHGVFPVLLDEAKSVLSVVTADPDNDAAIHEVKLAAGVREVRALVARPAAVRAAIARHYFKETSAFEALLRPVATAAQTGDFIDIDLGPAPARPATGPVPTPAASPRRSALQPPPPPRAPMPTAPSATGQTSPSGAREQTQPSVHTGSTQPSVNGGPPPPVAASAQTSPTGGHAPPTQARPQLAPPPSPTPPPPPVPVLTPIETHEYVETLNVLVSLLEANRQDLRGHSAVVARLVRRTCERIGLAPAHVAAFVVAAYLHDLGKMGAYHLTALNVAEYEGHRVAGLKAVALPAQLMGSVGLPAESIAALQAMYERYDGRGLPHGLAGKEIPLGARILAVADTYADLTQNPRNPFRKILRPPEACDVLAGYRGTVFDPNIVDLFRHEVTGDDMRARLLSERYTVLVIDPDPEETTVLELRLIEQGFEVRVARTVAQAWRELEGGEIAAVVSEIDLEEPEMGLALRADAQKESWGRGITWVILTRKNDKHSAQKSFDLGVDDFVSKPTSADIFAAKLRQLVERRVARGGGRGVAGSLAEMSIPDMVQVLWHGRKTCALRIQTGKGTGEIHFAEGQIVDARWEQVFGEEAFYRMIALDEGEFRLEPDVEPTGRTIAVSPEALLLEGMRRLDEGMLHAP encoded by the coding sequence ATGTCCGTGCACGGCACCAACCAGCGTGTCGCTGATCGCCTGCTCTCCGAGGGCCGGATCGGGGCCGAGGAGCATCGGCGCGCCGTGGAGCACGCGAGCCGCCAGCGCGGCCGCATCGAGGACGCGCTCGTCGAGCTCGACATCGTGCCCGAAGGGGACCTGCTCAAGTACGTCGCGACCCTGCACAACACGCGGTTCGTCTCGACCGAGAAGCTCTCGAAGGCCGCCATCGAGCCTCGCGTGCTCGGGCGCGTCTTGCCGAAGACCGCGAAGATGCACGGCGTCTTCCCGGTGCTGCTCGACGAGGCGAAGTCGGTGCTCTCCGTCGTCACCGCCGATCCCGACAACGACGCGGCGATCCACGAGGTGAAGCTCGCGGCGGGCGTGCGCGAGGTGCGCGCGCTCGTGGCCCGGCCGGCCGCGGTGCGCGCGGCGATCGCGCGGCATTACTTCAAGGAAACGTCGGCCTTCGAAGCGCTCCTCCGGCCTGTCGCGACGGCCGCGCAGACGGGGGATTTCATCGACATCGATCTCGGCCCCGCGCCTGCGCGTCCTGCCACCGGGCCCGTGCCGACGCCGGCCGCGTCGCCGCGCAGGTCGGCCTTGCAGCCGCCTCCGCCGCCGCGCGCGCCGATGCCCACGGCGCCCTCGGCGACCGGACAAACCAGCCCCTCGGGCGCGCGCGAGCAGACGCAGCCCTCGGTGCACACGGGCAGCACGCAGCCCTCGGTGAACGGCGGGCCCCCGCCTCCTGTCGCGGCGAGCGCGCAGACCTCGCCCACGGGCGGCCACGCGCCGCCCACGCAGGCCCGCCCGCAGCTCGCCCCGCCGCCTTCACCGACGCCGCCGCCTCCTCCCGTCCCGGTCCTCACGCCGATCGAGACCCACGAGTACGTCGAGACGCTCAACGTCCTCGTCAGCTTGCTCGAAGCGAACCGGCAGGACCTACGTGGCCACTCGGCCGTCGTCGCGCGCCTCGTGCGTCGCACGTGCGAGCGCATCGGCCTCGCGCCTGCGCATGTCGCGGCGTTTGTCGTGGCGGCCTACCTGCACGACCTCGGCAAGATGGGCGCGTATCACCTCACGGCGCTAAACGTCGCCGAGTACGAGGGCCACAGGGTCGCGGGGCTCAAGGCCGTCGCGCTCCCGGCGCAGCTCATGGGCTCGGTGGGCTTGCCGGCGGAGAGCATCGCGGCGCTGCAGGCCATGTACGAGCGGTACGACGGCCGCGGCTTGCCGCATGGCCTCGCGGGCAAGGAGATCCCGCTCGGCGCGCGTATCCTCGCCGTCGCGGACACCTACGCCGACCTCACGCAGAACCCGCGCAACCCCTTCCGCAAGATCCTGCGCCCGCCCGAGGCGTGTGACGTGCTTGCCGGGTATCGCGGCACCGTCTTCGATCCGAACATCGTCGACCTCTTCCGCCACGAGGTCACGGGTGACGACATGCGCGCGCGGCTCCTGTCCGAGCGGTACACCGTGCTCGTCATCGACCCGGATCCCGAGGAGACGACGGTGCTCGAGCTCCGGCTCATCGAGCAGGGCTTCGAGGTGCGCGTCGCGCGGACCGTGGCGCAGGCGTGGCGTGAGCTCGAGGGCGGCGAGATCGCGGCGGTCGTCAGCGAGATCGACCTCGAGGAGCCCGAGATGGGCCTCGCGCTCCGGGCGGACGCGCAGAAGGAGTCGTGGGGTCGCGGGATCACGTGGGTGATCCTCACGCGCAAGAACGACAAGCACAGCGCGCAGAAGTCCTTTGATCTCGGCGTCGACGACTTCGTTTCGAAGCCGACGTCCGCGGACATCTTCGCGGCCAAGCTCCGTCAGCTCGTCGAGCGTCGGGTCGCGCGTGGTGGCGGGCGCGGCGTGGCGGGATCCCTCGCGGAGATGAGCATCCCGGACATGGTCCAGGTCCTCTGGCATGGCCGCAAGACGTGCGCGCTGCGTATCCAGACGGGCAAGGGCACGGGCGAGATCCACTTCGCGGAGGGGCAGATCGTGGACGCGCGCTGGGAGCAGGTCTTCGGCGAGGAGGCCTTCTACCGCATGATCGCGCTCGACGAGGGCGAGTTCCGGCTCGAGCCCGACGTCGAGCCTACGGGCCGCACGATCGCCGTCTCGCCCGAGGCGCTCTTGCTGGAGGGCATGCGCCGCCTCGACGAGGGCATGCTCCACGCGCCGTGA
- a CDS encoding VWA domain-containing protein produces MSFTTIAGLLVALLVAAPIAAHMLRRRQAEEQPFPPAKLVPPTKPMARRRSMLEDRSLFAVRALSVLLLAVLGATPFVRCARLGLARKDGASVALAIVIDDSLSMRAPLEGGPGGPGKRTKFDRALASARELATGLRSGDAVAVVLGGAPARVALAATTNMTAVTGALDMIEPSDRATDLEGALALARELLLRVPHADRRVVLLSDLADGAPSAPPLGGGSDAALWAPVPELEATGGDCAVTRADGRAGKVRARVVCSPEAAGAASASAGRSIELRGEGKVLASAPLGAAVRAEEISLDVPAGAPAELTVGLTPGDTILEDDEAPVVAAGGALPIAVVVDVASSHVATGGPPPIEQALAAMHLDAEVRPLPAVPDHAEELSAFAGLVVDDVPGFTPEVRRSLAAWVERGGVLLLTLGPRAATAPLGAGFDPLVPGVVRWGASPSQGADPTSAVFFGPSAEGLAKLSPDGRASFDPAALTNADVLARWDDGAPLLLRRSLGRGAVYVLSLPLTVEESDFVLRPAFLALLDRFVGTARARGGARQIEVGDAFTFDGFKDVAVERLPVGAGEARRTIPVVEQDGRRRAVAPLRGRYEVRLDGERVIRVATVPEREIDLRPRRVVDAARAEELGGVVPSIDASPYVALGLLGLVVLELFLRAVGQKREGSAAA; encoded by the coding sequence ATGAGCTTCACCACGATCGCCGGGCTGCTCGTGGCGCTGCTCGTCGCCGCGCCGATCGCGGCCCACATGCTGCGGCGAAGGCAGGCCGAGGAGCAGCCGTTCCCGCCGGCAAAACTCGTCCCGCCGACGAAGCCCATGGCCCGGCGGCGCAGCATGCTCGAGGATCGCTCGCTCTTCGCGGTGCGAGCGCTCAGCGTGCTCCTGCTGGCCGTGCTCGGCGCGACGCCGTTCGTGCGCTGCGCGCGGCTCGGCCTGGCCCGGAAGGACGGGGCGTCGGTGGCGCTGGCGATCGTGATCGACGACTCGCTCAGCATGCGCGCGCCGCTGGAGGGCGGGCCAGGCGGGCCGGGCAAGCGGACGAAGTTCGACCGGGCCCTCGCGTCGGCGCGCGAGCTCGCGACGGGGCTACGCAGCGGCGACGCGGTCGCGGTGGTGCTCGGCGGCGCGCCCGCGCGCGTGGCGCTCGCCGCGACGACGAACATGACGGCCGTGACGGGCGCGCTCGACATGATCGAGCCGTCCGATCGCGCGACCGACCTGGAAGGCGCCCTGGCCCTGGCGCGGGAGCTCCTGCTCCGCGTGCCCCACGCCGATCGGCGGGTGGTGCTTTTGAGCGACCTCGCGGACGGGGCGCCGAGCGCGCCGCCCCTCGGCGGCGGCTCGGATGCGGCGCTCTGGGCGCCCGTGCCGGAGCTCGAAGCCACGGGCGGCGATTGCGCGGTGACACGCGCGGACGGGCGCGCGGGCAAGGTGCGGGCGCGGGTCGTGTGTAGCCCCGAGGCCGCAGGCGCCGCTTCCGCCTCGGCCGGGCGCTCGATCGAGCTCCGCGGCGAGGGCAAGGTGCTCGCCTCGGCGCCGCTCGGGGCGGCGGTCCGCGCCGAAGAAATCTCGCTCGACGTGCCGGCGGGCGCGCCGGCGGAGCTCACGGTCGGGCTGACGCCGGGCGACACGATCCTGGAGGACGACGAGGCGCCGGTGGTCGCGGCCGGCGGGGCGCTGCCGATCGCGGTCGTGGTGGACGTGGCGTCCTCGCACGTGGCCACGGGCGGGCCGCCGCCGATCGAGCAGGCCCTCGCGGCGATGCACCTCGACGCGGAGGTGCGCCCGCTGCCGGCCGTGCCGGACCACGCGGAGGAGCTGTCGGCGTTCGCGGGGCTCGTCGTGGACGACGTGCCGGGCTTCACGCCGGAGGTGCGGCGCTCGCTCGCGGCGTGGGTGGAGCGCGGGGGCGTGCTGCTCTTGACGCTCGGTCCACGCGCCGCGACGGCGCCGCTCGGCGCGGGGTTCGACCCGCTCGTGCCGGGCGTGGTGCGCTGGGGGGCGAGCCCGTCGCAAGGCGCGGACCCCACGAGCGCGGTGTTCTTCGGGCCAAGCGCGGAGGGCCTGGCCAAGCTCTCGCCCGACGGACGCGCGTCCTTCGATCCGGCCGCCCTGACGAACGCGGACGTGCTCGCGCGCTGGGACGACGGGGCGCCGCTGCTCTTGCGCCGCTCGCTCGGCCGCGGGGCGGTCTACGTGCTGTCGCTGCCGCTCACGGTGGAGGAGAGCGACTTCGTTTTGCGTCCGGCCTTCCTGGCGCTGCTCGATCGCTTCGTGGGCACGGCGCGGGCCCGGGGCGGAGCGCGGCAGATCGAGGTCGGCGACGCGTTCACGTTCGACGGGTTCAAGGACGTGGCGGTCGAGCGACTGCCCGTCGGCGCGGGCGAGGCGCGCCGGACGATCCCGGTCGTGGAGCAGGACGGGCGCCGCCGCGCGGTGGCGCCGCTGCGAGGTCGGTACGAGGTGCGGCTCGACGGCGAGCGGGTGATCCGGGTCGCGACGGTGCCGGAGCGCGAGATCGATCTGCGGCCGCGGCGCGTCGTCGACGCGGCGCGCGCGGAGGAGCTCGGGGGCGTCGTGCCGTCGATCGACGCGTCGCCCTACGTGGCGCTCGGGCTGCTCGGCCTGGTCGTGCTGGAGCTGTTCCTGCGCGCGGTGGGGCAAAAGCGCGAGGGTTCGGCGGCAGCCTGA
- the rpoC gene encoding DNA-directed RNA polymerase subunit beta', whose protein sequence is MRDIFSFFEKPKDPLSFSAIRISLASPEKIREWSHGEVKKPETINYRTFKPERDGLFCAKIFGPVKDYECNCGKYKRMKHRGIVCEKCGVEVIQSKVRRERLGHISLATPVAHIWFLKSLPSRIGNMLDITLKDLEKVLYCEAYIVIDPKETGLQRGDLLSEERYLQILDEYGDDKIAAGMGGEAVLEMLKQVDVHALAELLREEMRKATSEAKRKKLAKRLKVVEAFRESGNRPEWMMLTVIPVLPPDLRPLVPLDGGRFATSDLNDLYRRVINRNNRLKRLLELNAPEIIIRNERRMLQEAVDALFDNGRRGKTITGPNKRPLKSLSDMLKGKQGRFRQNLLGKRVDYSGRSVIVVGPTLRLHQCGLPKKMALELFKPFIYNKLEERGYVNTIKSAKKMVEKERPEVWDILEEVISEHPVLLNRAPTLHRLGIQAFEPVLIEGKAIQLHPLVCAAFNADFDGDQMAVHVPLSIEAQMEARVLMMSTNNILSPANGKPIINPTQDIVLGLYYATRERKFAKGSFREGSLRFNTGDGAEGTVSGAAAEGYLRGVYASPEEVRMAFDAGEVALHAGIRVRVPHIDEDGNPVKDEHGQIKRRIVQTTVGRVLISEVLPKGVSFDYANKTLDKKALSALIDVCYRVHRNKETVLLADRLRTLGFDHAMRAGISICMDHMVIPPAKKDLLEEAQREVERVVEQYQEGLITDGERYNKIVDIWAGVADAVTAKMMDGIGKERFVDPETGKESIEPSFNPIYIMADSGARGSTQQIRQLAAMRGLMAKPSGEIIETPITANFREGLTVLQYFISTHGARKGLADTALKTANSGYLTRRLVDVAQDAVISEYDCATIDGIRVTKLEEAGEVIQPLGDRILGRVVLEDVIDPLTGEVLITANTELDEASVKRIEDAGIEEVVIRSVLTCQTRRGVCALCYGRDLARGYRVNIGEAVGIIAAQSIGEPGTQLTMRTFHIGGTAARGKIEASYLEARTEGTVRLRRANVQRKKDGQMVVMNRHGELVVVDETGREREHHRLVYGANMKVADGQRVKPGELLAEWDQFATPILTEVSGIVKYGDLVEGVSVQERVDEVTGLSRKVVIESKAADLRPRISLKDPNSSATLKLPNSELEARYLLPVGAHIVAQQDDMIEAGDIIAKIPRDTTKVQDITGGLPRVAELFEARKPKDHAIITEIDGEVSFGKDTKGKRKVIITPFGADMHPLPDQAREYLIPKGKHIQVQPGDRVRAGDPLQDGPPNPHDILRVKGEKELAAWLVNEIQQVYRLQGVGINDKHIEVIVRQMLRRVRVKDVGDTNFLVDEQVEKHLFERENERVLERGGRPAIAEPLLLGITKASLSTESFISASSFQETTKVLTEAAISGKVDDLRGLKENVIMGRLIPAGTGLPAYKRLQVIVEGEQPMRERAPAAEPPAPAMAPPRPRPEETLTAVNEE, encoded by the coding sequence ATGCGTGACATCTTCAGCTTCTTCGAGAAGCCCAAAGATCCGCTGTCGTTCAGCGCCATTCGGATCTCGCTCGCGAGCCCGGAGAAGATCCGGGAGTGGTCGCACGGCGAGGTGAAGAAGCCCGAGACGATCAACTACCGCACGTTCAAGCCGGAGCGGGACGGCCTCTTCTGCGCGAAGATCTTCGGGCCGGTGAAGGACTACGAGTGCAACTGCGGCAAGTACAAGCGCATGAAGCACCGTGGGATCGTGTGCGAGAAGTGCGGCGTCGAGGTCATCCAGTCGAAGGTTCGACGTGAGCGCCTCGGCCACATCTCGCTCGCGACGCCGGTCGCGCACATCTGGTTCCTGAAGAGCCTGCCGTCGCGCATCGGCAACATGCTCGACATCACGCTGAAGGATCTGGAGAAGGTCCTTTATTGCGAGGCGTACATCGTCATCGACCCGAAGGAGACGGGTCTGCAGCGCGGCGACCTCCTCAGCGAGGAGCGCTACCTGCAGATCCTCGACGAGTACGGCGACGACAAGATCGCCGCGGGCATGGGCGGCGAGGCCGTGCTCGAGATGCTCAAGCAGGTCGACGTGCACGCGCTCGCGGAGCTGCTCCGCGAGGAGATGCGCAAGGCGACGAGCGAGGCGAAGCGCAAGAAGCTCGCGAAGCGCCTGAAGGTCGTCGAGGCGTTCCGGGAGAGCGGCAACCGGCCCGAGTGGATGATGCTCACGGTCATCCCCGTGCTGCCGCCCGACCTGCGCCCGCTCGTCCCGCTCGACGGTGGTCGGTTCGCGACGAGCGATCTGAACGACCTCTACCGCCGCGTCATCAACCGCAACAACCGCCTGAAGCGGCTGCTCGAGCTGAATGCGCCCGAGATCATCATCCGCAACGAGCGGCGCATGCTGCAGGAGGCGGTCGACGCCCTCTTCGACAACGGCCGCCGCGGCAAGACGATCACGGGCCCGAACAAGCGTCCGCTGAAGAGCCTCAGCGACATGCTGAAGGGCAAGCAGGGTCGCTTCCGGCAGAACCTGCTCGGCAAGCGCGTCGACTACTCGGGCCGCTCGGTCATCGTCGTCGGCCCGACGCTGCGCCTGCACCAGTGCGGTCTTCCGAAGAAGATGGCGCTCGAGCTCTTCAAGCCGTTCATCTACAACAAGCTGGAAGAGCGCGGGTACGTCAACACCATCAAGAGCGCGAAGAAGATGGTGGAGAAGGAGCGTCCCGAGGTCTGGGACATCCTCGAAGAGGTGATCAGCGAGCATCCGGTGCTCCTGAACCGCGCGCCCACGCTCCACCGCCTGGGCATCCAGGCGTTCGAGCCGGTGCTCATCGAGGGCAAGGCGATCCAGCTCCACCCGCTCGTCTGCGCGGCGTTCAACGCCGACTTCGACGGCGACCAGATGGCGGTGCACGTGCCGCTCTCGATCGAGGCGCAGATGGAGGCGCGCGTGCTCATGATGAGCACGAACAACATCCTCTCGCCTGCGAACGGCAAGCCCATCATCAACCCGACGCAGGACATCGTGCTCGGGCTCTACTACGCCACGCGCGAGCGCAAGTTCGCGAAGGGCAGCTTCCGCGAGGGCAGCCTGCGCTTCAACACGGGCGATGGGGCCGAGGGCACGGTCTCCGGCGCGGCGGCCGAGGGCTACCTGCGCGGCGTCTACGCGTCTCCCGAGGAGGTGCGCATGGCGTTCGACGCGGGCGAGGTCGCGCTGCACGCGGGCATCCGCGTGCGCGTGCCGCACATCGACGAGGACGGCAACCCCGTCAAGGACGAGCACGGCCAGATCAAGCGCCGCATCGTGCAGACGACGGTGGGTCGTGTGCTCATCTCCGAGGTCCTGCCGAAGGGCGTGAGCTTCGACTACGCGAACAAGACGCTCGACAAGAAGGCCCTCTCGGCCCTCATCGACGTCTGCTACCGCGTCCACCGCAACAAGGAGACCGTCCTGCTCGCGGACCGGCTCCGCACGCTCGGCTTCGACCACGCGATGCGCGCCGGCATCTCGATCTGCATGGATCACATGGTGATCCCGCCGGCGAAGAAGGACCTCCTCGAGGAGGCGCAGCGCGAGGTCGAGCGCGTCGTCGAGCAGTACCAGGAAGGTCTGATCACGGACGGCGAGCGCTACAACAAGATCGTCGACATCTGGGCCGGCGTGGCGGACGCGGTCACGGCGAAGATGATGGACGGGATCGGCAAGGAGCGCTTCGTCGACCCGGAGACGGGCAAGGAGAGCATCGAGCCGAGCTTCAACCCGATCTACATCATGGCGGACTCGGGCGCGCGTGGCTCGACCCAGCAGATCCGTCAGCTCGCCGCGATGCGTGGCCTCATGGCCAAGCCCTCGGGCGAGATCATCGAGACGCCCATCACGGCGAACTTCCGTGAAGGCCTCACCGTGCTGCAGTACTTCATCTCGACGCACGGCGCGCGTAAGGGCCTCGCGGACACGGCGCTCAAGACGGCGAACTCGGGTTACCTCACCCGGCGCCTCGTCGACGTCGCGCAGGACGCGGTCATCTCCGAGTACGACTGCGCCACGATCGACGGCATCCGCGTGACGAAGCTCGAGGAGGCCGGCGAGGTGATCCAGCCCCTCGGCGACCGCATCCTCGGCCGCGTCGTGCTCGAGGACGTGATCGACCCGCTCACGGGCGAGGTCCTGATCACGGCCAACACCGAGCTCGACGAGGCTTCGGTCAAGCGGATCGAGGACGCGGGCATCGAGGAGGTCGTGATCCGCTCGGTGCTCACCTGCCAGACGCGGCGGGGCGTTTGCGCGCTCTGCTACGGCCGCGACCTCGCGCGTGGCTACCGCGTCAACATCGGTGAGGCGGTCGGCATCATCGCCGCTCAGTCGATCGGCGAGCCCGGCACGCAGCTCACGATGCGCACGTTCCACATCGGTGGTACGGCGGCCCGCGGCAAGATCGAGGCGAGTTACCTCGAGGCCCGGACCGAGGGCACCGTCCGCCTGCGCCGCGCGAACGTGCAGCGCAAGAAGGACGGCCAGATGGTGGTCATGAACCGCCATGGCGAGCTCGTCGTCGTCGACGAGACGGGCCGCGAGCGCGAGCATCACCGCCTGGTCTACGGCGCCAACATGAAGGTCGCCGACGGCCAGCGCGTGAAGCCGGGCGAGCTGCTCGCCGAGTGGGACCAGTTCGCGACGCCGATCCTCACCGAGGTCTCCGGCATCGTGAAGTACGGCGACCTCGTCGAGGGCGTCAGCGTCCAGGAGCGCGTCGACGAGGTCACGGGCCTGTCGCGCAAGGTCGTCATCGAGTCCAAGGCGGCCGACCTCCGCCCGCGGATCTCGCTGAAGGATCCGAACTCAAGCGCCACCTTGAAGCTCCCGAACAGCGAGCTCGAGGCGCGTTACCTCCTGCCGGTCGGCGCGCACATCGTCGCCCAGCAGGACGACATGATCGAGGCCGGTGACATCATCGCCAAGATCCCGCGCGACACGACGAAGGTGCAGGACATCACCGGTGGTCTGCCCCGCGTCGCCGAGCTCTTCGAGGCCCGCAAGCCGAAGGATCACGCCATCATCACCGAGATCGACGGCGAGGTCTCCTTCGGCAAGGACACGAAGGGCAAGCGCAAGGTGATCATCACGCCGTTCGGCGCGGACATGCACCCGCTCCCGGATCAGGCGCGCGAGTACCTGATCCCCAAGGGCAAGCACATCCAGGTGCAGCCCGGCGATCGCGTGCGCGCGGGCGACCCGCTCCAGGACGGCCCGCCGAACCCGCACGACATCCTGCGCGTGAAGGGCGAGAAGGAGCTCGCGGCCTGGCTCGTGAACGAGATCCAGCAGGTCTACCGCCTGCAGGGCGTCGGTATCAACGACAAGCACATCGAGGTGATCGTGCGGCAGATGCTCCGGCGCGTTCGCGTCAAGGACGTCGGCGATACGAACTTCCTCGTGGACGAGCAGGTCGAGAAGCACCTCTTCGAGCGTGAGAACGAGCGGGTGCTCGAGCGTGGGGGTCGCCCCGCCATCGCCGAGCCGCTCCTCCTCGGCATCACCAAGGCCAGCCTCTCGACCGAGTCGTTCATCAGCGCCTCGTCGTTCCAGGAGACGACCAAGGTGCTCACCGAGGCGGCGATCAGCGGCAAGGTGGACGATCTCCGCGGCCTCAAGGAGAACGTCATCATGGGCCGCCTGATCCCGGCCGGTACGGGCCTGCCCGCCTACAAGCGGCTGCAGGTCATCGTCGAGGGCGAGCAGCCGATGCGCGAACGCGCGCCGGCCGCCGAGCCCCCGGCCCCGGCCATGGCGCCCCCGCGTCCCCGCCCCGAGGAGACGCTCACGGCCGTCAACGAGGAGTGA